In the genome of Taurinivorans muris, one region contains:
- the rplP gene encoding 50S ribosomal protein L16, whose translation MLAPKRIKFRKWQKGRLRGPATRGATVAFGDIGLKAVEHGKLSSQQIEAARIAMMRHIRRGGKVWIRVFPDHPVTAKPLETRQGSGKGAPVGWCAPVKPGRILYEIKGVDLELAKTALIRASHKLPIKTVIVTREGAF comes from the coding sequence ATGCTTGCGCCAAAAAGAATAAAATTCCGCAAATGGCAAAAAGGCCGTTTACGTGGTCCTGCTACTCGTGGTGCTACCGTAGCTTTCGGTGACATCGGTTTGAAAGCGGTGGAACATGGCAAGCTCTCCAGCCAGCAAATCGAAGCGGCCCGTATCGCTATGATGCGTCATATTCGCCGCGGCGGTAAAGTTTGGATTCGTGTGTTCCCCGATCATCCGGTTACTGCAAAGCCTCTTGAAACCCGTCAAGGTAGCGGTAAAGGTGCTCCGGTGGGCTGGTGCGCTCCTGTGAAACCTGGTCGTATCCTTTATGAAATCAAGGGAGTTGACCTTGAACTTGCAAAAACAGCTTTGATCCGTGCTTCCCACAAGCTGCCTATCAAAACTGTTATTGTAACAAGAGAAGGGGCTTTCTAA
- the rpmC gene encoding 50S ribosomal protein L29: MKMTEIRELSEKDLKEKLTSLRQELFNLRFQHATAQLEKTASIPATKKDIARVLTVMSEKGIKA, encoded by the coding sequence ATGAAAATGACAGAAATTCGTGAATTGAGCGAAAAAGATTTGAAAGAAAAATTGACTTCTCTTCGTCAGGAACTTTTCAATCTCCGTTTTCAGCATGCAACCGCACAGCTTGAAAAAACCGCCTCAATTCCTGCCACTAAAAAAGATATTGCCCGTGTTTTGACTGTGATGTCAGAAAAAGGCATTAAGGCATAG
- the rplB gene encoding 50S ribosomal protein L2 produces the protein MAVRKLKPTSAGRRFQTVSDFAEITRNTPEKSLTEGLTKKSGRNNNGRVTSRRRGGGHKRLYRIIDFKRNKMDIPATVAHIEYDPNRTARIALLHYADGEKRYILAPVGIKQGDAIIAGEKADIKPGNALPMARIPVGTNLHNIELNPGRGGQMCRAAGTYAQLVAKEGKYATLRLPSGEVRRVLLTCIATVGQVGNVQHENISLGKAGRNRWLSRRPKVRGVAMNPVDHPLGGGEGRSSGGRHPVTPWGIPTKGYKTRDPKKPSSRLIVKRRGQK, from the coding sequence ATGGCAGTTCGTAAGTTAAAACCTACCTCTGCTGGCCGTCGTTTCCAAACTGTTTCTGATTTCGCTGAAATTACCAGAAACACTCCAGAAAAGTCGCTCACTGAAGGTTTGACAAAGAAAAGTGGTCGTAATAATAACGGACGCGTCACAAGCCGCCGCCGCGGTGGCGGACATAAACGCTTATACCGTATTATCGACTTTAAACGTAATAAAATGGACATTCCTGCAACGGTTGCCCATATCGAATATGATCCAAACCGTACGGCGCGTATCGCTCTTTTGCATTATGCCGACGGTGAAAAGCGTTATATTTTAGCGCCTGTCGGCATCAAACAAGGTGACGCTATCATTGCTGGTGAAAAAGCTGATATTAAGCCGGGTAATGCTCTTCCGATGGCTCGTATTCCCGTAGGTACAAATCTACATAATATCGAACTCAATCCGGGACGCGGCGGTCAAATGTGCCGTGCTGCCGGAACCTATGCTCAATTGGTTGCCAAAGAAGGCAAATACGCAACATTGCGTCTTCCTTCCGGTGAAGTCCGCCGCGTGCTTCTTACCTGCATCGCAACGGTCGGTCAGGTTGGCAACGTTCAGCATGAAAATATCAGCCTTGGAAAGGCAGGTCGTAACCGTTGGTTATCCCGCCGTCCAAAGGTGCGCGGTGTTGCGATGAACCCTGTTGATCACCCATTGGGTGGTGGTGAAGGTCGCAGCTCAGGTGGTCGTCATCCTGTAACTCCTTGGGGTATCCCAACGAAGGGTTACAAGACTCGTGATCCTAAGAAACCTTCAAGCCGCCTTATTGTAAAGCGCCGCGGTCAGAAGTAA
- the rpsQ gene encoding 30S ribosomal protein S17: MTSAIEHRKGRTLVGIVISDKSDKTIVVRVETLVKHPRLGKYVRRRKKCTAHDPMNECGIGDKVKIVEYRPMSRNKRWHLVSVLEKAI; encoded by the coding sequence ATGACTAGCGCAATTGAACACCGCAAGGGCAGAACGCTCGTAGGTATCGTTATCAGCGATAAGAGCGACAAAACCATTGTTGTGCGTGTAGAAACGTTGGTAAAACATCCTCGTTTAGGTAAATATGTGCGTCGTCGTAAAAAATGCACCGCACATGATCCGATGAATGAATGTGGCATCGGCGATAAAGTTAAAATTGTTGAATACAGACCAATGAGCCGCAACAAACGCTGGCACTTAGTGTCTGTGCTTGAAAAAGCTATCTAG
- the rplV gene encoding 50S ribosomal protein L22 yields the protein MESKAIAKYQRVSPRKTRLVAQNVKGLPVEDALNMLKFTPNKPAGVLYGVVRSALANASQSNIDVDSMIVRDIIVNEGPTWKRFMPRSQGRAMHIRKRTSHITVILAEGQE from the coding sequence ATGGAATCTAAAGCAATTGCAAAGTATCAACGCGTATCTCCTCGTAAGACCCGTCTCGTTGCTCAAAACGTTAAGGGCTTACCGGTTGAAGACGCATTGAACATGCTTAAATTCACGCCTAATAAACCAGCTGGTGTTTTATATGGTGTAGTTCGTTCAGCGTTGGCTAATGCTTCCCAATCAAATATCGACGTCGACTCAATGATTGTCAGAGACATCATTGTCAACGAAGGTCCGACTTGGAAACGTTTTATGCCACGCTCACAAGGTCGTGCAATGCATATTCGCAAACGCACCAGCCACATCACCGTAATTCTCGCGGAAGGACAGGAGTAA
- the rpsJ gene encoding 30S ribosomal protein S10 translates to MTTVGSDRIRIKLKAYDYRILDKAVAEIVDTARNTGAGVAGPIPLPTNIHKYTVNRSVHVDKKSREQFEMRVHKRLMDILDPTQQTVDALGKLSLPAGVDVEIKL, encoded by the coding sequence ATGACAACAGTTGGCAGTGATCGTATCCGTATTAAGCTTAAGGCTTACGATTATCGCATCCTGGATAAGGCTGTGGCGGAAATCGTGGATACAGCGCGCAATACAGGCGCTGGGGTGGCAGGACCAATTCCTTTGCCCACCAATATTCATAAATACACGGTTAACCGCTCTGTGCACGTAGATAAAAAATCTCGTGAACAGTTTGAAATGAGAGTTCATAAACGTCTTATGGATATCCTCGACCCCACGCAACAGACCGTGGACGCTCTTGGTAAGCTTTCCTTACCAGCCGGCGTGGATGTGGAAATTAAGCTCTAG
- the rplE gene encoding 50S ribosomal protein L5 — protein MSRLETIYRDKVVPVLQKEFNYKSSMQVPGIEKVSLNIGLGTAAQNNKVIEEAVQELTAIAGQKAVVTRAKKSIAAFKLREGMPIGVRVTLRKDRMWDFLDKLMNFALPRVRDFRGIPDRGFDGRGNFTLGIKEHMIFPEMESDRIENNKGLNITIVTTATTDKEGKMLLDQLGMPFRK, from the coding sequence ATGAGCCGTCTTGAAACTATTTACAGAGATAAAGTTGTTCCGGTATTGCAAAAAGAATTTAATTACAAATCTTCAATGCAGGTTCCTGGAATTGAGAAGGTCTCTTTGAATATCGGGCTTGGCACTGCTGCTCAGAACAATAAGGTCATTGAAGAAGCAGTACAAGAATTAACCGCCATTGCAGGTCAAAAAGCAGTCGTAACCCGTGCGAAAAAGTCTATTGCGGCGTTCAAGCTTCGTGAAGGAATGCCTATCGGTGTTCGCGTAACCTTGCGCAAAGACCGCATGTGGGACTTTTTAGATAAGCTTATGAACTTTGCTTTGCCGCGTGTTCGCGACTTCCGTGGTATTCCTGACCGTGGATTTGACGGTCGCGGAAACTTTACCCTTGGTATCAAAGAACATATGATTTTTCCGGAAATGGAATCTGACCGTATCGAAAACAACAAAGGTCTGAATATTACTATTGTTACAACCGCAACCACGGACAAGGAAGGCAAAATGTTGCTCGATCAACTCGGTATGCCTTTCCGTAAGTAA
- the rpsH gene encoding 30S ribosomal protein S8, producing MTDPIADMLTRIRNAHMALHKEVSVPRSKMKEALAGILKQEGYVEDVKVEDRNITIELKYVKGRPAINGLRRISKPGRRIYVNAHHIPRVQNGLGICILSTSKGILDGASALERKSGGELLCEVW from the coding sequence ATGACCGATCCCATTGCCGATATGCTTACGCGTATCCGCAACGCACACATGGCCCTTCATAAGGAAGTAAGTGTGCCGCGCTCGAAGATGAAGGAAGCTTTAGCTGGCATCCTCAAGCAGGAAGGCTATGTGGAAGATGTTAAGGTTGAAGACCGCAACATCACCATTGAGCTGAAGTATGTCAAAGGTCGCCCTGCGATCAACGGTTTACGCCGTATCAGTAAACCCGGTCGCCGCATTTATGTAAACGCCCACCATATTCCACGTGTTCAAAACGGACTCGGCATTTGTATTTTGTCAACCTCAAAAGGTATTCTCGACGGTGCAAGTGCTCTTGAACGCAAGAGCGGTGGTGAACTTCTCTGTGAAGTTTGGTAA
- the rplX gene encoding 50S ribosomal protein L24, with translation MNKYRIRKGDVVKVIAGKDAEVGKVGKVLKILKKSDRVLVEKVNMAKRNVKPNPYKREPGGIVDKEMPIHVSNVMVVCQSCQTPTRVGYRMENDKKVRFCKKCNKTL, from the coding sequence ATGAATAAATATCGTATTCGTAAAGGTGACGTGGTTAAAGTTATCGCGGGTAAAGACGCGGAAGTCGGCAAAGTAGGCAAGGTTTTGAAAATCTTGAAGAAAAGCGACCGTGTATTGGTGGAAAAGGTCAACATGGCGAAACGCAATGTGAAACCTAATCCTTACAAACGCGAACCTGGCGGTATTGTTGACAAAGAAATGCCTATTCATGTATCGAACGTGATGGTTGTTTGCCAATCTTGCCAAACTCCAACCCGTGTCGGGTACAGGATGGAAAACGACAAAAAAGTTCGCTTCTGTAAGAAGTGCAACAAAACTCTTTAG
- the rpsC gene encoding 30S ribosomal protein S3, with the protein MGQKVHPYGFRLGYNKNWLSRWYSKKDYASFVFEDHKIRKHVKKLLYAAGISKIEIERFGDKIRLILSTARPGIIIGRKGAEIEKLRGDLKKKFGREFALEVNEIRRPEIDAQLVAEAIGAQLERRVAFRRAMKRTVTMARKFGAEGIKVTAGGRLAGAEIARSEWYRDGQVPLQTLRADIDYGFAEASTTYGIIGIKVWIYKGEILDKEVEQ; encoded by the coding sequence ATGGGTCAAAAAGTACATCCTTACGGCTTCCGGCTCGGATATAATAAAAACTGGCTTTCTCGCTGGTACAGTAAAAAAGATTATGCTTCCTTTGTTTTCGAAGATCACAAAATCCGCAAACATGTGAAGAAACTTCTTTACGCAGCAGGAATTTCCAAAATTGAGATTGAACGCTTCGGCGATAAAATCCGCCTCATTCTTTCAACAGCCCGTCCGGGAATCATCATCGGACGCAAAGGTGCTGAAATTGAAAAACTTCGCGGCGATCTCAAGAAAAAATTCGGCCGTGAATTTGCACTTGAAGTTAATGAAATTCGTCGTCCCGAAATCGATGCTCAATTGGTAGCAGAAGCCATCGGCGCTCAGTTGGAACGCCGCGTCGCTTTCAGACGTGCTATGAAACGTACTGTTACTATGGCTCGTAAATTCGGAGCAGAAGGTATCAAAGTTACTGCCGGCGGCCGTTTGGCAGGTGCAGAAATTGCACGTTCCGAATGGTATCGCGACGGTCAGGTTCCTTTGCAAACCCTTCGTGCTGACATTGATTACGGATTTGCCGAAGCTAGCACCACGTATGGTATCATTGGTATCAAAGTGTGGATCTATAAAGGTGAAATCCTTGATAAAGAGGTGGAACAATAA
- the gluQRS gene encoding tRNA glutamyl-Q(34) synthetase GluQRS, translating into MTQKERIVIGRLAPSPTGYLHLGNAWSFLLAWLSARLGNGKIFLRMEDIDPARSKPEFIDGILEDFAWLGLDYDGEIVFQSRRIQIYEEYLQKISPFVYPCFCTRKELREVAGAPQVTAPGDRLIMPDMGAVYHRTCRFFSPEERKQKTGKNACLRLACPPFEKQEYEIIPEQFHTAAPIFSFNDLILGKQEFDLNACGGDFAVQRSDKVWAYQFAVSIDDMLMGINQVVRGADILTSTPRQLYLFQLFGHTAPEYAHIPLLLDPKGERLAKRHASLSLKTLRQKYKSPAPLIQYLSRFLAVDGNAGSARELLACLKEKKIQSLPWDMLKQYENAIQTNFT; encoded by the coding sequence ATGACACAGAAAGAACGCATCGTCATCGGGCGCTTAGCCCCAAGCCCCACCGGATACCTGCATTTGGGCAATGCATGGTCTTTTCTTCTCGCATGGCTTTCCGCCCGCCTCGGCAACGGAAAAATTTTTCTGCGTATGGAAGATATCGACCCTGCCCGTTCCAAACCTGAATTTATTGACGGAATTTTAGAAGATTTCGCCTGGCTCGGACTTGATTATGACGGAGAAATTGTTTTCCAAAGCCGGCGGATTCAAATTTACGAAGAATACCTGCAAAAAATTTCCCCTTTTGTTTATCCTTGCTTCTGCACCCGCAAAGAATTGCGGGAAGTTGCCGGGGCTCCGCAAGTCACGGCTCCTGGCGACAGATTGATAATGCCCGATATGGGGGCTGTTTATCACCGCACATGCCGTTTCTTCAGTCCGGAAGAACGAAAGCAAAAAACAGGCAAAAACGCCTGTCTTCGTCTTGCCTGCCCGCCTTTTGAAAAACAGGAATATGAAATTATTCCTGAACAATTTCATACTGCTGCCCCTATTTTTTCCTTTAATGATTTAATCCTGGGCAAACAGGAATTCGATTTGAATGCCTGCGGCGGAGATTTCGCCGTACAGCGTTCCGACAAAGTATGGGCATACCAATTCGCTGTCAGCATTGACGATATGCTTATGGGCATAAACCAAGTGGTGCGCGGTGCAGATATTCTCACCTCCACTCCCCGCCAGCTCTACCTTTTTCAATTATTTGGCCATACCGCTCCGGAATATGCCCATATTCCGCTTTTGCTCGACCCAAAAGGCGAACGTTTGGCAAAACGCCATGCAAGCTTAAGCCTTAAAACGTTACGCCAAAAATACAAAAGCCCCGCCCCGCTCATTCAATATCTCAGCCGATTTTTAGCTGTTGACGGTAATGCCGGCAGCGCCCGGGAACTGCTTGCCTGCCTCAAAGAGAAAAAAATCCAATCCCTTCCATGGGATATGCTCAAACAATATGAAAATGCCATTCAAACAAATTTCACTTAA
- the hemW gene encoding radical SAM family heme chaperone HemW, translating to MSPDILINEAKPNLTLADAFFSQEQAQALRNKLGAGRFSNQQTQVKKAKRLELPKEFCFKFIEEHPLKQSNEFHLWKTTLLKELSILAQYYKENPITSIFFGGGTPSYIPIKDMEDILFFIIGHFSVLENCEISLEANPDSISNIKAVAYKKMGFNRISLGVQSLNNKYLQMLGRPHSAHDAQKAYHSLRSAGFANISLDFIWAVPEQRLKTWLDDLKNAVKLAPEHISAYGLSIEEGSYFDLLNKDGKLKLACEQEQAQMYKTGSAILEEAGYMQYEISNYAKMGYQCRHNLGYWLGSEYLGAGPSAASTVGNIRRTHSADLEKWAVDIAAGFAADIEAQSRNEAYTGISNYTTEHLSKTERICELVMLRLRTVKGLNADEYEALSGKNFFKEHSRLLKLLDKNNLMRIKNGHVFFTRNGMLVSNSILEHFFRNIKENQAKLTAGK from the coding sequence ATGAGTCCGGACATTTTAATCAATGAGGCAAAACCGAATTTAACCTTGGCTGATGCGTTTTTTTCGCAGGAGCAGGCTCAGGCCTTACGGAACAAACTCGGCGCCGGCAGGTTTTCAAATCAGCAAACACAAGTGAAAAAAGCGAAACGCCTTGAGCTTCCCAAAGAGTTTTGTTTTAAATTCATCGAAGAACATCCATTAAAACAAAGCAATGAATTTCATCTTTGGAAAACGACCCTTTTAAAAGAATTGTCCATACTTGCGCAGTATTATAAGGAAAATCCCATAACAAGCATTTTTTTTGGCGGAGGCACCCCTTCCTATATACCAATAAAAGATATGGAAGACATTTTATTCTTCATTATCGGCCATTTTTCTGTTCTGGAAAATTGCGAAATATCGTTGGAAGCAAATCCTGACAGCATTTCCAATATCAAGGCTGTCGCATATAAAAAAATGGGTTTCAACCGAATTTCCTTAGGCGTGCAGTCCCTTAACAACAAATATTTGCAAATGCTCGGCCGCCCCCACTCCGCCCATGACGCCCAAAAAGCTTACCATTCACTGCGTTCTGCCGGTTTTGCCAATATCAGCCTCGATTTTATCTGGGCTGTACCGGAACAGCGGCTCAAAACGTGGCTCGATGATTTGAAAAATGCCGTCAAGCTGGCTCCGGAGCATATTTCCGCCTATGGGCTGAGCATTGAAGAAGGCAGTTATTTCGACTTGCTGAATAAGGACGGCAAACTCAAATTAGCCTGCGAACAGGAACAAGCCCAAATGTACAAAACAGGTTCCGCCATTTTGGAAGAGGCCGGCTATATGCAGTATGAGATTTCCAATTACGCCAAAATGGGGTATCAATGCCGGCACAATCTGGGCTATTGGCTTGGCAGTGAATATCTCGGAGCCGGACCTTCCGCGGCGAGCACGGTCGGAAACATACGCAGGACGCACAGTGCCGATTTGGAGAAATGGGCGGTTGACATTGCAGCGGGTTTCGCCGCTGACATTGAAGCGCAATCCAGAAATGAAGCATACACGGGCATAAGCAATTATACCACGGAACATTTATCCAAAACAGAACGGATTTGCGAGCTTGTCATGCTGAGGCTCCGTACCGTCAAGGGACTGAATGCCGATGAGTACGAAGCGCTGAGCGGAAAGAATTTTTTCAAAGAACACAGCAGGTTATTAAAACTTTTGGATAAAAACAATCTCATGCGGATAAAAAACGGCCATGTCTTTTTCACACGCAACGGCATGCTCGTATCCAACAGCATTTTGGAACATTTTTTCAGAAACATCAAAGAAAACCAAGCCAAACTGACGGCAGGAAAATGA
- a CDS encoding class I SAM-dependent methyltransferase: MAWYKRAEERLVKFLMEDWQRRGSHFLHIGLHAPLIPEFFWDSGFDVTVCEENHHAVEESLLRSGPRISYQLGKFDDLPFENDSFDYAFFSLYATDAYRQNFGLPSALQGKMFTETILAELCRVAKQGVVFVAKNRFSLNKSKYQGKLCNPYGLWRESKAYCPKGRVRFASTGFVPRFAPKPLEFLNSSVSYLPFGALIGYGLTFNAPPVSGIGDFIKNEQRKLEQVSCMQRNASFEHVEK; this comes from the coding sequence ATGGCATGGTATAAAAGGGCGGAAGAACGCCTTGTGAAGTTTTTAATGGAAGACTGGCAGCGGCGCGGTTCGCATTTTTTGCATATCGGACTTCATGCTCCGCTCATTCCGGAATTTTTTTGGGACAGCGGTTTTGACGTCACCGTGTGCGAAGAAAATCATCATGCCGTAGAAGAGAGCCTTTTGCGTTCAGGTCCGAGAATTTCGTATCAGTTAGGAAAATTCGATGACCTGCCTTTTGAAAACGACAGCTTTGATTATGCTTTTTTTTCTTTATACGCAACTGACGCGTACCGGCAAAATTTCGGTTTGCCAAGCGCTTTGCAGGGAAAAATGTTTACGGAGACCATTCTTGCGGAACTTTGCCGCGTTGCGAAGCAAGGAGTTGTTTTTGTTGCCAAAAACCGTTTTTCTCTGAACAAGTCGAAGTATCAGGGAAAATTGTGTAATCCGTATGGCTTGTGGCGTGAAAGCAAAGCCTATTGTCCAAAAGGGCGGGTTCGTTTCGCAAGCACGGGCTTCGTTCCCCGTTTCGCTCCCAAGCCGTTGGAATTTCTCAATAGCTCCGTATCGTATTTACCTTTCGGGGCGTTGATAGGGTACGGTTTGACGTTCAATGCTCCGCCTGTTAGCGGCATTGGCGATTTTATCAAAAATGAACAGCGGAAACTGGAGCAAGTTTCGTGCATGCAAAGAAATGCTTCCTTTGAACATGTTGAAAAATAA
- a CDS encoding type Z 30S ribosomal protein S14 translates to MSRTALEVKATRKPKFSTRGYNRCPICGRPRSYMRHFGLCRICFRKMALQGELPGVRKSSW, encoded by the coding sequence ATGTCCCGTACTGCTCTTGAAGTTAAAGCTACTCGTAAACCAAAGTTCTCTACTCGTGGTTACAATCGTTGTCCAATTTGCGGTCGTCCACGAAGCTATATGCGTCATTTTGGTTTATGCCGTATTTGTTTTAGAAAAATGGCTCTCCAAGGCGAATTGCCCGGAGTACGCAAATCAAGCTGGTAA
- the rpsS gene encoding 30S ribosomal protein S19, whose amino-acid sequence MPRSLKKGPFVDGHLMKKVEVSVSAGDRKVIKTWSRRSTILPEMVGLTFAVHNGKKFIPVFVTENMVGHKLGEFAPTRTYYGHAADKKTKAKK is encoded by the coding sequence ATGCCTAGATCATTAAAAAAAGGGCCATTTGTTGACGGCCACCTCATGAAGAAAGTAGAAGTTTCAGTCAGTGCCGGCGACCGTAAAGTTATTAAGACTTGGTCACGTCGCTCTACTATTCTTCCGGAAATGGTTGGCCTTACCTTTGCCGTACACAACGGTAAAAAATTCATCCCGGTTTTTGTCACAGAAAACATGGTAGGTCACAAACTTGGTGAGTTTGCTCCAACTCGTACTTACTATGGTCACGCTGCTGACAAGAAAACCAAAGCAAAAAAATAG
- the rplD gene encoding 50S ribosomal protein L4, whose translation MATLKVYDQMKQEQGEISLAPEVFEVEVRPEILNLVVRAHRAALRAGTHQVKTRAFVSGGGKKPFKQKGTGNARQGSNRSPIMRGGAIIFGPQPRDYSFKVNKKVRTLALRMALSSRVADNDIMVVKSIDLAEAKTKNFAAVAKALGLTKALVVTPGDDMLKDNGVALAARNIPGITVVTPDKVNVYEVLNHKQVVLLEGSLSHLEARLK comes from the coding sequence ATGGCTACTTTGAAAGTTTACGATCAAATGAAACAAGAACAAGGTGAAATCAGCCTTGCTCCTGAAGTATTTGAAGTAGAGGTACGCCCTGAGATTCTTAACTTGGTTGTTCGTGCTCATCGTGCTGCTTTACGTGCAGGTACTCATCAAGTTAAAACTCGTGCGTTTGTAAGTGGTGGTGGTAAGAAGCCTTTCAAACAGAAAGGCACAGGTAATGCCCGCCAAGGTAGCAACCGCTCACCTATCATGCGCGGCGGTGCAATTATTTTTGGACCACAACCTCGTGATTATAGTTTTAAAGTTAATAAAAAAGTGCGTACTTTGGCTTTGCGCATGGCTTTATCCTCCCGTGTCGCCGATAACGACATCATGGTTGTTAAATCCATCGATTTGGCTGAAGCAAAAACCAAAAACTTTGCAGCGGTTGCAAAAGCTCTTGGTTTGACCAAAGCACTTGTGGTTACCCCTGGTGATGATATGCTGAAAGATAACGGCGTGGCTCTCGCTGCCCGCAATATCCCCGGCATTACTGTGGTAACGCCAGACAAGGTCAATGTTTACGAAGTGCTCAATCACAAACAAGTTGTTCTTCTCGAAGGAAGCTTGTCACATCTTGAAGCACGTCTTAAATAG
- the rplC gene encoding 50S ribosomal protein L3 encodes MSEKMGILGRKLGMTRIFAGDGSAVSVTVIKAGPCPITQVKTAEKDGYHALQIAFDEAKEKHVSKAMQGHFAKANAGNYRTVRELRLENAAAQQVGEVLTIDMFGVGDKIKVTGTSVGKGYQGVMRRWNFAGIKDGHGNEKVHRNAGSIGNNTFPGHVFKGKKMAGHWGNEQVTEQGLTIVEVRQEEGVILVKGSVPGPKNGLVFVRKQ; translated from the coding sequence ATGTCTGAGAAAATGGGAATATTAGGACGTAAATTGGGTATGACCCGTATCTTTGCTGGTGACGGTTCAGCAGTATCTGTTACTGTAATCAAGGCAGGACCATGCCCTATTACACAAGTGAAGACGGCGGAAAAAGATGGGTATCATGCTCTTCAGATCGCCTTCGATGAAGCTAAGGAAAAGCATGTGTCTAAAGCCATGCAAGGGCATTTTGCCAAAGCTAACGCAGGTAACTATCGCACGGTTCGTGAGCTTCGTTTGGAAAACGCTGCTGCACAGCAGGTTGGTGAAGTTCTCACTATCGATATGTTCGGCGTTGGCGATAAAATCAAAGTAACCGGAACAAGTGTTGGTAAAGGTTACCAAGGCGTTATGCGCCGCTGGAATTTCGCCGGTATCAAAGACGGTCACGGTAACGAAAAAGTTCACCGTAACGCAGGTTCTATCGGTAACAATACTTTTCCCGGACACGTTTTCAAGGGTAAAAAAATGGCTGGTCATTGGGGTAACGAACAAGTTACCGAACAAGGTCTGACCATTGTGGAAGTTCGTCAGGAAGAAGGAGTAATCCTTGTGAAAGGCAGCGTTCCCGGTCCTAAAAACGGTCTTGTGTTCGTACGTAAGCAGTAG
- the rplW gene encoding 50S ribosomal protein L23, with the protein MDYTKILLRPVVTEKATMLREAAEQIAFFVDPKANKIEIGKAVEEAFKVKVVKVNVVTVKPRARVRAGRVKGRIAGYRKAYVTLAKGDKIEFFEGV; encoded by the coding sequence ATGGATTATACCAAGATTCTTCTCCGCCCTGTGGTAACCGAAAAAGCAACTATGCTCCGTGAAGCCGCTGAGCAAATCGCTTTTTTTGTTGACCCTAAGGCAAATAAGATCGAAATCGGAAAAGCTGTTGAAGAAGCTTTTAAGGTTAAGGTCGTAAAAGTGAATGTGGTAACGGTCAAACCACGCGCAAGAGTGCGTGCTGGCCGTGTGAAAGGTCGTATCGCTGGCTATCGCAAAGCATACGTTACCCTTGCTAAAGGTGACAAAATCGAATTCTTCGAGGGAGTGTAA
- the rplN gene encoding 50S ribosomal protein L14 yields MIQVESRLQVADNSGAKEVACIKVLGGSHRRYASVGDIIMVSVKDAMPHAKVKKGDVMQAVIVRTAKEVRRVDGSYIKFDTNAAVLLSKQGEPVGTRIFGPVARELRAMNFMKIVSLAPEVL; encoded by the coding sequence ATGATTCAAGTAGAATCTCGACTTCAAGTGGCGGATAATTCCGGTGCCAAAGAAGTGGCTTGCATTAAAGTTCTTGGCGGTTCCCACCGCCGTTACGCTTCTGTCGGTGACATTATCATGGTGTCTGTAAAAGACGCGATGCCACACGCAAAAGTAAAAAAAGGCGATGTAATGCAGGCTGTTATCGTTCGTACCGCTAAAGAAGTTCGCCGGGTAGACGGTTCCTATATCAAATTCGACACCAACGCAGCCGTGCTTCTTTCCAAGCAAGGTGAACCTGTAGGTACCCGTATTTTCGGACCAGTAGCACGTGAACTTCGTGCTATGAACTTTATGAAAATCGTGTCCCTCGCGCCTGAAGTGTTGTAG